CCTCCTTCAAATGAAATTAGACCTTCATTAAATTCTGCAATAATAACTTGTTCGGAGTCAGTATTCACCACTAAATTCGCATCATGTGTGGCTAAGAAAATCTGCCGGTCCTTCTTCGCATCACGGACAGCACCAATCAATTCTTCGAAAACAAATTGATTATCGAGGTTTTCCTCTGGTGAGTCTATAATCAATGGATGCTCTCCTTTGGCTAAATATATGCGCAGCAGAACCGTCCCTTTTTGGCCGCGGGAAAGCTGTGCCATAGGAATTTCTTGATAGTAAATTTCCTCAGACAACCGGAGACAATCACCATACAACAGTGAGTCAAAATCTATTGGATCACGGGAGTCAAGCAAGTTCTCTCTATGATTCTCCAGGTCGAACAAGTATTCACCAATCTGCTCACGTAGATCATCCGGCCTAGAATTCGATACAATACGATCCAATTCTTTTACAAGCGGTTTTATATCAGAGCGGTTCACTGATCGATTGTCGAGCATATCTACAAAATCATGAGTCCGATTCTCCTCCAATTCAATCTGAGGTTCAAACTCGATATCTTCAAGAACAGCCGTTTCTCCCTCGGAGAAATCTGACGCAATGTTGCCGTATATCTCTTTAAGATCAAAAAACGCATCTACATAAGAGATAAACACGTTTTCGCGCTTTTCTTTTAATTTCTCTGTCTTGTCGAGCATGTCCGATAGAGATGATAAATTATCTTTCGAATTCTCGAGTCTCTCCTCTATTTGCCGCTTTTCCTCCAATAAGTTCGAAAGTTCCTCGTCAACCTCATCAAGTTTCTCAAGTTCGCCGCGAATTTCTTCAATATCGTTTGATAAATCTTCCTGTGTGGTTTTTGCCTCTTCTCTAAGGATGTTCAAACTTTCTCGTTGGTCATCTAACTCTATGCGATCAACCGTTCGATCGGTATCGATCAACTCTTTTCTGTCGTTAATACTTTTTAGCAATTCATTCAGCTGCTCCACCTCTTCTAACGACGAATGGGCTGAATTGATGTCCTCAATGAACTCGCCGACAGCCTCAAACATATCATCAAGATCATCCAACTCAGATTGGAGTTCCTCCGCTTCCGTTTCCTGCAGTTCCTCTTCATTTGCTTCTTTAAACTGTTCGATTTCTTCTTTCTTATTGTCTAAGAGTGTCTCAATCTGGATCCGATTCGTCCTCTCCTCAGCAATATCAGCCTCAACCTGTTGGGGATTTATCTCGTGCAATTCAGCGTTAATACTTCTGAGATTTTGGGCAAGGTCGCTAATCTCCGATTTCTTTTGTTCAAGATTACTAACTAACAGTGTTGTATCTTGACGTACAGATTCCGTGACTAGCGTTCTAATCCGATCGTGCAATTCATTACCTTTCTCACAGTATTCGACGATTTTGCCCTGAGGTATGTGAGAAATATCAGGGCCCTCGACGGTTTCAGGCTCCAGTATTTTCTTGGAAAATGGTTGTATATCGCCTCCCTTGAATGTTAATTCCGTTTCAATAGTTGGGGACGAGTCTTCAATGCGACTAATAAACGAGTTTTCGTCTTCAGCATGCTCTCGTGTTCTCCGATTGAAGCAATTCGCCACAAAATCTAGAAGTGCGGTTTTTCCAGCACCCTGATTTCCAATTACAGTAACTAAATTTGAATTGAAGGGGATATTCTCATCAGCAATCTCTAAGTCTGTGTTGACATTTCCGTCTCGGATTTTCAGTGAATCAAGCGTGTGAATCTGAGTAAATCCTTCTGGGGAAGTGGGCCCAATATGTAACCTATCAATGGGTTCAAAAACCACTTGTTTTAGGCCTTCAAAGGAATTATTGGCCTTTACCCAACAGTACCGATCTTTATCGGGTTGACATAACCTTTTAAAATTGTGTGCATCAGATCCATGCAGCACGGGTTTTAAGGAGCCAAATTCATCTTTGAACTCCTTTGCTGATAAATCAGCTTGTCCGGTTGCCCAAGCGCGATCGTTTGGATTCCCGGAAAACAGTGCATGGGATTCAACGAGTAATTGCCTACGAATTTCTGCATCTTGACTAAACCAACTAATCTCACTCCACTCAGCACCGGAAAGAACAATGAGGTGGTTTCCTTCAAAAATCGAGGGTCTATCGTCAATTTCGTCAACAATTTCTCCGAAATCTACCCATGCGTATTTACAACCTGCTTCAAAGTCGCTCAAAGTGTTACTATCTTCATGAAACCGTTTAGCTTGTTCACCAAGAGCCTTCAAAGACGCAGGTCTTAGCGAGCGTTCTTCATCTCCATCCAATTTGATTGTCAAATTTGTCAAAAATTCTTGACGAATATTATCCACTGTTACGTCCTCCGAAAAGACAACATGTAGATTCACACGATTGTGTTCTCCGGTAAAAGTCCCCAACCGAAATTCAATGTTTGGTAGAATAACGTCAAAATTATCTAAATAGCCGTGGGCCCGTAGATGCTGGATTATTTCATAACCCTCAAGAGAAAAGTAGTCTGTAATCGCGATATTATCCACATTATCTACATCTTCAAGTTCGTCAATGAATTTCGTCCAAATCAGAGGATCTAATCGCTCAGGTGTATCTAAATCGCTCAATTCAGGTATAGGATCTAGGTCTTCTCGTTCCGATTCAGATATTTCATAGTGGGATTCGAATGAAAGTGGAGTATGCACATGGAGGTCCCACTTTCTCCATTCTGAGCCTCGGTTAACTGTCATAGGGTGGGTGTGAATTGATAGACTATTAAAGTTTTTGACAATCTGGATTTAGGGTCTAGTCCCAATGGGGAATTACTGGCGAAGAAAACGCAGAATTCCATCTCTACTAGAGAAAACTATTTAGAAATCTAAAGGAAATCTATGATGCCTACAGAGTCGTGACTGTGCTCAATTTTTCCTCATGAGACACTCGATGACGCATTCCGCCGTATCTTCAAGAGCTTTCCCCGAGTCAGCAAATTAACTACCAACGAGCTTGTCGAGGTAGAACTTTTAATTCCCGACAGTCGCTTTCGCGGCTTCCTTTTTTTTAGTGGTCGACGAACAGTCCGCAAGTTGTGGGCATCCGTAAGGGCTTCTGAAAAATCAAAATGAGGGGAAAAAGACGCACCAAATGAAAACACCCTCAAACCCTCCCCTTTTGCTGCGCTCGGTCGCGAACCAACCTCACTGGCAAAAACTGTCGCACAGGAGCGATGCTCCTGCTGGGCGTCGTTAGAAGTGTTGCTTCTGACTGCAACCTAGACCGCAGAGCAGTGTGGCACTGCCACTAAGCGAAGTTTCGTGAGGACACCAAAATCCGTCGTCACCCCCTCCGGGGGTTCCTCGGCCCGAGCGCTTCGCGTTCGGTGCTAAAACTGGTCCAAACGCACCAGCGAGGGAAGCCAGGAATGAAACTTTTCCAGTCCGAAAGACGATATGAGTTCCGTCCTTCTGATTTGGGCAAATATGTCAACCTGGGGAACTGTCCTGGTTCTCATTCTGTATTTCCAACCCGGTTTCGTGCAAGACCAATCTCGGTAGTCCCTGACTGACGTGGAGCAGTAAGCAAAATTTGAAGGGGCCGACCACCAGTGCTTGGTGTATGAGTATTAATGGCGACAACGGGAAATTCGAGAAAAGCCTCTGGCAATCTGCCCAGGGGCTTCGTGGGCCCGTTGAATCTGCTGAGTACAAGCATATCGTTCTTGGGCTCCTTTTTCAAAAGTTTATG
This region of Halodesulfurarchaeum sp. HSR-GB genomic DNA includes:
- a CDS encoding TrlF family AAA-like ATPase, which produces MTVNRGSEWRKWDLHVHTPLSFESHYEISESEREDLDPIPELSDLDTPERLDPLIWTKFIDELEDVDNVDNIAITDYFSLEGYEIIQHLRAHGYLDNFDVILPNIEFRLGTFTGEHNRVNLHVVFSEDVTVDNIRQEFLTNLTIKLDGDEERSLRPASLKALGEQAKRFHEDSNTLSDFEAGCKYAWVDFGEIVDEIDDRPSIFEGNHLIVLSGAEWSEISWFSQDAEIRRQLLVESHALFSGNPNDRAWATGQADLSAKEFKDEFGSLKPVLHGSDAHNFKRLCQPDKDRYCWVKANNSFEGLKQVVFEPIDRLHIGPTSPEGFTQIHTLDSLKIRDGNVNTDLEIADENIPFNSNLVTVIGNQGAGKTALLDFVANCFNRRTREHAEDENSFISRIEDSSPTIETELTFKGGDIQPFSKKILEPETVEGPDISHIPQGKIVEYCEKGNELHDRIRTLVTESVRQDTTLLVSNLEQKKSEISDLAQNLRSINAELHEINPQQVEADIAEERTNRIQIETLLDNKKEEIEQFKEANEEELQETEAEELQSELDDLDDMFEAVGEFIEDINSAHSSLEEVEQLNELLKSINDRKELIDTDRTVDRIELDDQRESLNILREEAKTTQEDLSNDIEEIRGELEKLDEVDEELSNLLEEKRQIEERLENSKDNLSSLSDMLDKTEKLKEKRENVFISYVDAFFDLKEIYGNIASDFSEGETAVLEDIEFEPQIELEENRTHDFVDMLDNRSVNRSDIKPLVKELDRIVSNSRPDDLREQIGEYLFDLENHRENLLDSRDPIDFDSLLYGDCLRLSEEIYYQEIPMAQLSRGQKGTVLLRIYLAKGEHPLIIDSPEENLDNQFVFEELIGAVRDAKKDRQIFLATHDANLVVNTDSEQVIIAEFNEGLISFEGGALENAEVRDKAKGILEGGDEAFKLREEKYDLNPGS